Proteins encoded together in one Etheostoma cragini isolate CJK2018 chromosome 11, CSU_Ecrag_1.0, whole genome shotgun sequence window:
- the rev1 gene encoding DNA repair protein REV1 isoform X2: protein MSRDAWTKKRANDSDDNGWAERGGYMAAKVSKLEEQFKLDAPREKQKDGSCSNIFIGVAIYVNGYTEPSADELRRLMMLHGGQFHMYYSRCKTTHIITNNLPNSKIQELKGEKIIRPEWITDSINAGRLLPYFQYQLYTKQKGPLFPGTTLRQTSEIAGPSHGLLQPSVHQKLHLPQGSSQHSVVHHEQSTSYSIPNPSHSGLHQGNVQPQSIQQSSRVCFINQQPSHLASTYLNTDPSHRSPLHTHLQSNPSPTKHPHKPQQSTVQTAPSNLQNQRASRPQPQNNSSCNSAQSGCKEVELKISRLLQTSLNVMSHSKMNEVQDCGKGNPLPHVVKEAHLTNGHTHLVNGALKPEDLSPVTDEPRVKSSDDKPHSPPVQFQSNPDPYEFPHSPPKQNDQSPVFLKQSSVHGANEQRPKPPPPTYQEAIKASESHLLPKQVQQSRQVDLNLEKPSHVPIRLNGSDHNAFSSDPASLNTTNVTAKPDPPTEKAFSPSKSSAQLLAQTGGLISEFYSHSRLHQISTWRSSFSEYVNELHGKRKAEGGASFPGKDRLRKSVAQRTTDSQGTSAPTSVKSCILHVDMDCFFVSVGIRHRPELRGKPIAVTSNRGQGRVPLRPGAQPQLEQQYYQRKHTHPQPESADEDLHRSPSQESPDSHANVVDQAAATLSMAEIASCSYEARQAGVRNGMFFGKAKQLCPSLQSVPYDFEAYKEVALTMYETLAGYTHDIEALSCDEVLIDGSALLTELGINPEDLASAIRADIKEKTECCASVGMGSNILLARLATRKAKPDGQYFLKSEEVDDFIRDLPVTSLPGVGPVMGRKLAAMGVRSCGDLQQVSLSQLQKKFGPRTGQTLFRFCRGLDDRPVRYEKERKSVSAEMNYNIRFATVDEAESFMTNLSMEVQKRLQEAGLRGRRVTLKVMVRKVGAPLESAKYGGHGICDSLARTVMLAQSTDSGQLIAAAVIKLFHAMKLQILDMRGVGIQVQLLEGHHSVPQDSSGPRTRSIKEMLLCQGSARSSHKDAADNTHQERTSSTTGPSSHSSPGPLSSPEPVPGTSRDQQACRQTPKHSRARLNFSIEVPSPSQVDHSVLAALPADLREQVEQSWTNWDGRASNHRSPSPRPSAPPPQPPSLKSHPTSPLCPPVSGPALYTPPIGTLLLQIPNQPDSPGIVLELPNFSQVDPDVFAALPKELQDELKSAYNRVTNVQPQAKISVEQNNPLLQLKQSGLGVGIGRVKRRYKRKNAVSPVKKGLSPLKRHHTTNSPAKTLPHSIKARETVNVVKTENCPSTSTSKQDIPESLSKFIPRPSPVLAGAYDLTDIKTLLREWVTTITEPMEEDILQVVKYCTDLIEDKDLEKLDLIIKYMKRLMQQSVESVWSMAFDFILDNVQVVVQQAYGSTLKVV, encoded by the exons ATGAGTCGAGATGCATGGACAAAGAAGAGAGCCAATGACAGTGATGACAATGGTTGGGCTGAAAGG GGCGGCTATATGGCGGCAAAGGTTTCTAAGCTGGAGGAGCAGTTCAAACTTGATGCCCccagagagaaacaaaaggaTGGCTCATGCTCCAATATTTTTATCGGTGTGGCCATCTATGTCAATGGGTACACAG AGCCAAGTGCAGATGAGCTACGCAGACTAATGATGCTGCATGGTGGCCAGTTCCACATGTACTACTCTCGCTGCAAGACCACCCACATCATTACCAATAACTTGCCCAACAGCAAAATTCAGGAGCTCAAAGGGGAAAAGATCATCAGGCCAGAGTGGATCACCGACAG TATCAACGCTGGGCGTCTCCTGCCGTACTTCCAGTACCAGCTGTACACTAAACAGAAAGGCCCACTCTTCCCTGGCACAACTCTGCGTCAGACGTCAGAGATCGCAGGACCCAGCCATGGGCTGCTTCAGCCGAGCGTCCATCAAAAGCTTCATCTGCCACAGGGCAGCAGTCAGCACTCTGTAGTCCACCATGAGCAGTCCACATCCTACTCTATCCCTAACCCCAGCCACAGTGGACTTCACCAAGGCAATGTCCAACCTCAGTCCATCCAGCAAAGTTCTAGAGTTTGCTTCATTAACCAACAACCAAGTCACTTAGCATCTACTTACCTCAATACAGATCCCAGCCACAGAAGCCCTTTGCACACCCACCTGCAGTCTAACCCAAGCCCCACAAAGCACCCACATAAGCCCCAACAGTCTACTGTTCAAACAGCTCCTTCTAATCTTCAAAATCAAAgagctagtcgaccacaacctcaGAACAACTCTTCTTGCAACAGTGCCCAGAGTGGCTGCAAAGAAGTGGAATTAAAAAT AAGCAGATTATTACAGACCTCATTGAATGTGATGAGCCATTCCAAAATGAATGAAGTACAAGATTGTGGCAAAGGAAATCCTCTCCCGCATGTGGTGAAGGAAGCCCATCTGACAAATGGACACACTCACCTCGTTAATGGTGCCTTAAAGCCAGAGGACCTGTCTCCTGTTACAGATGAACCCAGAGTCAAGAGTTCAGATGATAAACCTCACAGTCCTCCAGTACAGTTTCAGAGCAACCCTGACCCTTATGAGTTTCCCCATAGTCCTCCAAAACAAAATGACCAGTCTCCTGTCTTTCTAAAGCAATCCAGTGTACATGGAGCCAATGAGCAGAGACCTAAACCTCCACCACCCACCTACCAGGAGGCTATAAAAGCCAGTGAAAGCCACCTTCTCCCAAAACAGGTCCAGCAATCCCGTCAGGTTGATTTGAATCTGGAAAAGCCTTCACATGTTCCAATTCGACTGAACGGAAGTGACCATAATGCCTTTTCGTCTGACCCGGCCTCGCTTAACACAACCAACGTAACAGCCAAACCGGATCCTCCCACTGAAAAGGCTTTCTCACCATCTAAGTCATCAGCTCAGCTGCTGGCACAGACAGGCGGTTTGATCTCTGAGTTCTACTCTCACTCACGTTTACATCAGATCTCCACATGGAGGTCCAGCTTTTCTGAGTATGTCAATGAACTGCACGGGAAGCGAAAAGCAGAGGGAGGGGCCTCCTTTCCTGGGAAAGACCGACTGAGGAAATCTGTGGCCCAGCGTACAACGGACAGTCAAG GAACGTCGGCACCCACAAGTGTTAAATCTTGTATTCTTCATGTGGACATGGACTGTTTCTTTGTGTCCGTGGGGATCCGACATCGACCAGAGCTCAGAG GGAAGCCTATAGCTGTGACCAGTAACCGTGGACAGGGCAGAGTGCCCCTGAGGCCCGGGGCCCAGCCTCAGCTGGAGCAGCAGTACTACCAGAGGAAACATACTCATCCTCAACCTG AAAGTGCAGATGAGGATCTACACAGAAGTCCTTCACAAGAGAGTCCTGACTCCCATGCCAACGTAGTGGACCAGGCTGCTGCCACTCTCTCAATGGCAGAGATTGCATCCTGCAGTTATGAAGCTAG GCAAGCTGGTGTGAGAAACGGGATGTTTTTTGGCAAAGCAAAACAGCTGTGTCCCTCACTGCAGTCTGTCCCATATGATTTTGAGGCCTATAAAGAGGTGGCTCTCACCATGTATGAGACTCTGGCTGG ttacACCCATGACATTGAGGCTCTAAGCTGTGACGAAGTGTTGATTGACGGCTCTGCTCTGCTAACTGAGTTGGGCATCAACCCGGAAGATCTGGCTAGTGCAATCAGAGCAGACATCAAGGAGAAAACTGAATGCTGTGCTTCAGTGGGCATGG GGTCCAACATTCTGTTGGCTCGGTTGGCGACCCGTAAGGCCAAGCCAGATGGCCAGTACTTCTTAAAGTCTGAAGAAGTGGATGATTTTATCAGAGACCTGCCAGTGACCAGCTTACCAG GTGTTGGGCCTGTTATGGGCAGAAAACTGGCTGCTATGGGTGTGAGGTCATGTGGGGACCTCCAACAGGTATCTCTGTCTCAGCTGCAAAAGAAGTTTGGACCCCGGACCGGACAGACCCTGTTCCGCTTTTGCAGGGGGCTAGACGACCGACCTGTCCGCTACGAGAAGGAAAGGAAGTCCGTCTCAGCTGAGATGAACTACAACATTCGATTTGCCACG GTGGATGAGGCAGAGTCTTTCATGACTAACTTGTCCATGGAGGTCCAAAAACGTTTACAAGAAGCAGGGCTGCGGGGACGCAGAGTTACCCTTAAGGTCATGGTTCGCAAGGTTGGAGCGCCGCTCGAATCGGCTAAATACGGCGGTCATGGCATATGTGATAGCTTAGCCAG GACTGTGATGCTCGCTCAATCCACTGACAGTGGTCAGCTGATAGCCGCTGCAGTCATCAAGCTGTTTCACGCCATGAAGTTGCAGATTCTGGACATGAGAGGAGTTGGCATCCAGGTTCAGCTTCTTGAGGGACATCACTCTGTCCCCCAGGACTCTTCGGGCCCCAGGACACGCTCCATCAAAGAAATGTTGCTATGCCAGGGAAGTGCGAGATCCAGTCACAAAG ATGCTGCTGACAACACACATCAGGAAAGGACTTCCTCAACCACAGGCCCATCATCTCACTCCTCTCCAGGTCCTCTGTCCTCTCCCGAGCCAGTCCCAGGGACGAGCAGAGACCAGCAGGCATGCAGACAAACTCCAAAACATTCTCGAGCCCGTCTCAACTTTAGTATTGAGGTCCCCTCCCCTTCACAG GTGGATCATTCAGTGTTGGCGGCGTTGCCTGCAGATCTGAGAGAACAAGTGGAACAGTCGTGGACTAATTGGGATGGGAGAGCAAGTAACCATCGGTCACCCAGTCCACGgccctctgctcctcctccacagcctcCATCTCTAAAGTCTCATCCTACTTCCCCACTTTGTCCTCCAGTCTCTGGTCCTGCACTCTACACTCCACCTATTGGCACATTGCTCCTACAGATTCCAAACCAGCCAGACAGTCCGGGAATTGTACTGGAACTACCAAACTTCTCACAG GTTGATCCGGACGTATTTGCTGCCCTTCCCAAAGAGCTCCAGGATGAACTTAAGTCTGCCTACAACCGCGTAACAAATGTCCAGCCCCAGGCAAAAATAT CAGTGGAGCAGAATAATCCACTGTTGCAGCTAAAACAGTCAGGACTTGGAGTCGGCATTGGTCGGGTGAAGCGGCGCTACAAGAGAAAAAATGCTGTGAGCCCTGTTAAAAAAGGTCTTTCCCCTCTAAAAAGGCATCACACAACCAACAGCCCAGCCAAAACCCTACCACATTCTATAAAAGCACGGGAAACAGTAAATGTAGTAAAG ACTGAAAACTGTCCCTCTACATCGACCTCAAAACAAGACATCCCAGAGTCTCTGTCCAAATTCATTCCTCGCCCTTCTCCAGTGTTGGCAGGAGCCTATGACCTAACGGACATTAAAACACTCCTACGGGAATGGGTCACTACCATAACAG AACCCATGGAGGAGGACATCCTGCAGGTGGTAAAATACTGCACTGATCTGATTGAGGATAAAGATCTGGAGAAGTTGGAtttgattataaaatatatgaaaag GCTCATGCAGCAGTCGGTAGAGTCTGTTTGGAGTATGGCTTTCGACTTCATCCTAGACAACGTGCAGGTGGTTGTGCAGCAGGCTTATGGTAGCACCCTGAAAGTAGTATGA
- the rev1 gene encoding DNA repair protein REV1 isoform X3 — protein sequence MSRDAWTKKRANDSDDNGWAERGGYMAAKVSKLEEQFKLDAPREKQKDGSCSNIFIGVAIYVNGYTEPSADELRRLMMLHGGQFHMYYSRCKTTHIITNNLPNSKIQELKGEKIIRPEWITDSINAGRLLPYFQYQLYTKQKGPLFPGTTLRQTSEIAGPSHGLLQPSVHQKLHLPQGSSQHSVVHHEQSTSYSIPNPSHSGLHQGNVQPQSIQQSSRVCFINQQPSHLASTYLNTDPSHRSPLHTHLQSNPSPTKHPHKPQQSTVQTAPSNLQNQRASRPQPQNNSSCNSAQSGCKEVELKISRLLQTSLNVMSHSKMNEVQDCGKGNPLPHVVKEAHLTNGHTHLVNGALKPEDLSPVTDEPRVKSSDDKPHSPPVQFQSNPDPYEFPHSPPKQNDQSPVFLKQSSVHGANEQRPKPPPPTYQEAIKASESHLLPKQVQQSRQVDLNLEKPSHVPIRLNGSDHNAFSSDPASLNTTNVTAKPDPPTEKAFSPSKSSAQLLAQTGGLISEFYSHSRLHQISTWRSSFSEYVNELHGKRKAEGGASFPGKDRLRKSVAQRTTDSQGTSAPTSVKSCILHVDMDCFFVSVGIRHRPELRGKPIAVTSNRGQGRVPLRPGAQPQLEQQYYQRKHTHPQPESADEDLHRSPSQESPDSHANVVDQAAATLSMAEIASCSYEARQAGVRNGMFFGKAKQLCPSLQSVPYDFEAYKEVALTMYETLAGYTHDIEALSCDEVLIDGSALLTELGINPEDLASAIRADIKEKTECCASVGMGSNILLARLATRKAKPDGQYFLKSEEVDDFIRDLPVTSLPGVGPVMGRKLAAMGVRSCGDLQQVSLSQLQKKFGPRTGQTLFRFCRGLDDRPVRYEKERKSVSAEMNYNIRFATVDEAESFMTNLSMEVQKRLQEAGLRGRRVTLKVMVRKVGAPLESAKYGGHGICDSLARTVMLAQSTDSGQLIAAAVIKLFHAMKLQILDMRGVGIQVQLLEGHHSVPQDSSGPRTRSIKEMLLCQGSARSSHKDAADNTHQERTSSTTGPSSHSSPGPLSSPEPVPGTSRDQQACRQTPKHSRARLNFSIEVPSPSQVDHSVLAALPADLREQVEQSWTNWDGRASNHRSPSPRPSAPPPQPPSLKSHPTSPLCPPVSGPALYTPPIGTLLLQIPNQPDSPGIVLELPNFSQVDPDVFAALPKELQDELKSAYNRVTNVQPQAKILEQNNPLLQLKQSGLGVGIGRVKRRYKRKNAVSPVKKGLSPLKRHHTTNSPAKTLPHSIKARETVNVVKTENCPSTSTSKQDIPESLSKFIPRPSPVLAGAYDLTDIKTLLREWVTTITEPMEEDILQVVKYCTDLIEDKDLEKLDLIIKYMKRLMQQSVESVWSMAFDFILDNVQVVVQQAYGSTLKVV from the exons ATGAGTCGAGATGCATGGACAAAGAAGAGAGCCAATGACAGTGATGACAATGGTTGGGCTGAAAGG GGCGGCTATATGGCGGCAAAGGTTTCTAAGCTGGAGGAGCAGTTCAAACTTGATGCCCccagagagaaacaaaaggaTGGCTCATGCTCCAATATTTTTATCGGTGTGGCCATCTATGTCAATGGGTACACAG AGCCAAGTGCAGATGAGCTACGCAGACTAATGATGCTGCATGGTGGCCAGTTCCACATGTACTACTCTCGCTGCAAGACCACCCACATCATTACCAATAACTTGCCCAACAGCAAAATTCAGGAGCTCAAAGGGGAAAAGATCATCAGGCCAGAGTGGATCACCGACAG TATCAACGCTGGGCGTCTCCTGCCGTACTTCCAGTACCAGCTGTACACTAAACAGAAAGGCCCACTCTTCCCTGGCACAACTCTGCGTCAGACGTCAGAGATCGCAGGACCCAGCCATGGGCTGCTTCAGCCGAGCGTCCATCAAAAGCTTCATCTGCCACAGGGCAGCAGTCAGCACTCTGTAGTCCACCATGAGCAGTCCACATCCTACTCTATCCCTAACCCCAGCCACAGTGGACTTCACCAAGGCAATGTCCAACCTCAGTCCATCCAGCAAAGTTCTAGAGTTTGCTTCATTAACCAACAACCAAGTCACTTAGCATCTACTTACCTCAATACAGATCCCAGCCACAGAAGCCCTTTGCACACCCACCTGCAGTCTAACCCAAGCCCCACAAAGCACCCACATAAGCCCCAACAGTCTACTGTTCAAACAGCTCCTTCTAATCTTCAAAATCAAAgagctagtcgaccacaacctcaGAACAACTCTTCTTGCAACAGTGCCCAGAGTGGCTGCAAAGAAGTGGAATTAAAAAT AAGCAGATTATTACAGACCTCATTGAATGTGATGAGCCATTCCAAAATGAATGAAGTACAAGATTGTGGCAAAGGAAATCCTCTCCCGCATGTGGTGAAGGAAGCCCATCTGACAAATGGACACACTCACCTCGTTAATGGTGCCTTAAAGCCAGAGGACCTGTCTCCTGTTACAGATGAACCCAGAGTCAAGAGTTCAGATGATAAACCTCACAGTCCTCCAGTACAGTTTCAGAGCAACCCTGACCCTTATGAGTTTCCCCATAGTCCTCCAAAACAAAATGACCAGTCTCCTGTCTTTCTAAAGCAATCCAGTGTACATGGAGCCAATGAGCAGAGACCTAAACCTCCACCACCCACCTACCAGGAGGCTATAAAAGCCAGTGAAAGCCACCTTCTCCCAAAACAGGTCCAGCAATCCCGTCAGGTTGATTTGAATCTGGAAAAGCCTTCACATGTTCCAATTCGACTGAACGGAAGTGACCATAATGCCTTTTCGTCTGACCCGGCCTCGCTTAACACAACCAACGTAACAGCCAAACCGGATCCTCCCACTGAAAAGGCTTTCTCACCATCTAAGTCATCAGCTCAGCTGCTGGCACAGACAGGCGGTTTGATCTCTGAGTTCTACTCTCACTCACGTTTACATCAGATCTCCACATGGAGGTCCAGCTTTTCTGAGTATGTCAATGAACTGCACGGGAAGCGAAAAGCAGAGGGAGGGGCCTCCTTTCCTGGGAAAGACCGACTGAGGAAATCTGTGGCCCAGCGTACAACGGACAGTCAAG GAACGTCGGCACCCACAAGTGTTAAATCTTGTATTCTTCATGTGGACATGGACTGTTTCTTTGTGTCCGTGGGGATCCGACATCGACCAGAGCTCAGAG GGAAGCCTATAGCTGTGACCAGTAACCGTGGACAGGGCAGAGTGCCCCTGAGGCCCGGGGCCCAGCCTCAGCTGGAGCAGCAGTACTACCAGAGGAAACATACTCATCCTCAACCTG AAAGTGCAGATGAGGATCTACACAGAAGTCCTTCACAAGAGAGTCCTGACTCCCATGCCAACGTAGTGGACCAGGCTGCTGCCACTCTCTCAATGGCAGAGATTGCATCCTGCAGTTATGAAGCTAG GCAAGCTGGTGTGAGAAACGGGATGTTTTTTGGCAAAGCAAAACAGCTGTGTCCCTCACTGCAGTCTGTCCCATATGATTTTGAGGCCTATAAAGAGGTGGCTCTCACCATGTATGAGACTCTGGCTGG ttacACCCATGACATTGAGGCTCTAAGCTGTGACGAAGTGTTGATTGACGGCTCTGCTCTGCTAACTGAGTTGGGCATCAACCCGGAAGATCTGGCTAGTGCAATCAGAGCAGACATCAAGGAGAAAACTGAATGCTGTGCTTCAGTGGGCATGG GGTCCAACATTCTGTTGGCTCGGTTGGCGACCCGTAAGGCCAAGCCAGATGGCCAGTACTTCTTAAAGTCTGAAGAAGTGGATGATTTTATCAGAGACCTGCCAGTGACCAGCTTACCAG GTGTTGGGCCTGTTATGGGCAGAAAACTGGCTGCTATGGGTGTGAGGTCATGTGGGGACCTCCAACAGGTATCTCTGTCTCAGCTGCAAAAGAAGTTTGGACCCCGGACCGGACAGACCCTGTTCCGCTTTTGCAGGGGGCTAGACGACCGACCTGTCCGCTACGAGAAGGAAAGGAAGTCCGTCTCAGCTGAGATGAACTACAACATTCGATTTGCCACG GTGGATGAGGCAGAGTCTTTCATGACTAACTTGTCCATGGAGGTCCAAAAACGTTTACAAGAAGCAGGGCTGCGGGGACGCAGAGTTACCCTTAAGGTCATGGTTCGCAAGGTTGGAGCGCCGCTCGAATCGGCTAAATACGGCGGTCATGGCATATGTGATAGCTTAGCCAG GACTGTGATGCTCGCTCAATCCACTGACAGTGGTCAGCTGATAGCCGCTGCAGTCATCAAGCTGTTTCACGCCATGAAGTTGCAGATTCTGGACATGAGAGGAGTTGGCATCCAGGTTCAGCTTCTTGAGGGACATCACTCTGTCCCCCAGGACTCTTCGGGCCCCAGGACACGCTCCATCAAAGAAATGTTGCTATGCCAGGGAAGTGCGAGATCCAGTCACAAAG ATGCTGCTGACAACACACATCAGGAAAGGACTTCCTCAACCACAGGCCCATCATCTCACTCCTCTCCAGGTCCTCTGTCCTCTCCCGAGCCAGTCCCAGGGACGAGCAGAGACCAGCAGGCATGCAGACAAACTCCAAAACATTCTCGAGCCCGTCTCAACTTTAGTATTGAGGTCCCCTCCCCTTCACAG GTGGATCATTCAGTGTTGGCGGCGTTGCCTGCAGATCTGAGAGAACAAGTGGAACAGTCGTGGACTAATTGGGATGGGAGAGCAAGTAACCATCGGTCACCCAGTCCACGgccctctgctcctcctccacagcctcCATCTCTAAAGTCTCATCCTACTTCCCCACTTTGTCCTCCAGTCTCTGGTCCTGCACTCTACACTCCACCTATTGGCACATTGCTCCTACAGATTCCAAACCAGCCAGACAGTCCGGGAATTGTACTGGAACTACCAAACTTCTCACAG GTTGATCCGGACGTATTTGCTGCCCTTCCCAAAGAGCTCCAGGATGAACTTAAGTCTGCCTACAACCGCGTAACAAATGTCCAGCCCCAGGCAAAAATAT TGGAGCAGAATAATCCACTGTTGCAGCTAAAACAGTCAGGACTTGGAGTCGGCATTGGTCGGGTGAAGCGGCGCTACAAGAGAAAAAATGCTGTGAGCCCTGTTAAAAAAGGTCTTTCCCCTCTAAAAAGGCATCACACAACCAACAGCCCAGCCAAAACCCTACCACATTCTATAAAAGCACGGGAAACAGTAAATGTAGTAAAG ACTGAAAACTGTCCCTCTACATCGACCTCAAAACAAGACATCCCAGAGTCTCTGTCCAAATTCATTCCTCGCCCTTCTCCAGTGTTGGCAGGAGCCTATGACCTAACGGACATTAAAACACTCCTACGGGAATGGGTCACTACCATAACAG AACCCATGGAGGAGGACATCCTGCAGGTGGTAAAATACTGCACTGATCTGATTGAGGATAAAGATCTGGAGAAGTTGGAtttgattataaaatatatgaaaag GCTCATGCAGCAGTCGGTAGAGTCTGTTTGGAGTATGGCTTTCGACTTCATCCTAGACAACGTGCAGGTGGTTGTGCAGCAGGCTTATGGTAGCACCCTGAAAGTAGTATGA